The DNA segment CAGCAATGACAACAACATTCAATCAAGCTCctagtgaaagttctcgctctatatGTTTACACCCTGCCAAGTGTACCggatcatatcaagtaataatagaacagtaaatccagatatcgtttcccaagggactatGTGGCCTAAAcattcatgtaaattgatcgcatatgacttgaaagaataataatttgagagtttaatgcaaaaacgaaagtaaacatgcaaatgcaaaggttgaatcaattgacaaataagaatatgaatgaatggagttgttggagtttacaatttcctcctgatccaccctcctatatctactattcctattacattccactttattatcaatgttcatgcaactttctaaattactttaaaCCCGATCTTTCaatgaaaagagcctattaccataattattaatttactattcctagtctccctagcaattactaatgcattaatcacagaagcttaaagcaattgactgtcctacttctattcctaggtagtattgcataatcaagagaattcttctcagttctagatttccccgtacgttcccatatcgaaaaaatcaaagatcatgacactgaatgagttaaacaatgcaagctttaaagtatagagaagaaaacccaaactattgataatacaagtatatgaacaaaatagaaatttcaatataagagagtttcacaaagattacattgttttccaaCAACAAAGAGTTTAGTTCACTATTGACacggtgaaactatatgaatttaatgaaaagaatggaagaatattGTACAGGGAAAGACAAATCGAACAAGTTCTTACAAATCTCTTCATTGATTAAAGTAACGTGCATGGTTTTGTAGAAAATTGCAGCTTAATTCAATATTACTTTGTTGGAAATTACTTTCTGCACCCTATTAATTTTGGAATTGAGTTTCCGGAACACAATAAACGAATTCTTGAAATTTGATGTGGTGCTGGGAGCATTTGCCTCCTTTGTTTCTTACATCATCTTTTTCTTTGGACCACACCAATTATTGTCTTGGAAAGCTTGCATGTTGCTTTTTAGGTTGGCATTTATGAGACTGAGAGATGCAGATAAAGGTATCAGTAAAAGTACATGCTTTGTCCATTGTAAGTGAAAAGACCTAAGAAAACAAGTACACACCTAAAAAATCATTCACAAACTCACGTATAAAGTTTCTTATAAATTATCggaatttttaaaatgaactttATCTCTACATTTCACCTGAaaagtccttttttttttttcatttagaaaatCAAGTACCCTCCCTAACAATATACTTAAGAAACTCAACTATCTAGCAATTATGTGCTTTAGGTGTAACAATGATATCAGCCGAAATCTTACAACATTCTCTCGGCCGAAAACAAATCTAATATCTCAAAAAGTTCTGGTATTCATTTAAAGATCAGACATCTGACATTTTTTTAGTTAAGAGACACAATTATCCCATCAACCATGCTGTAACATGTCATTCAATATAAAACGCAAACATGACACTCGTATAGGTAACCCTAATCTTAGTGTTCTACATACATCATACCAgaatttttttccatttaaccAGATTTGCCCATTGGACTTACTAACTCAACAAATCATGGCATGGTTGTTCATTAAGCTAAAGAGAACATAAACTAATTCGCAAACTTTGGCCTTTGATGTTGAGTTCAGAACAACAAATTACTTCACAGCCGATGATTGAAGCACGTTCTAAATTGTTAGAGAAGTAAAAGATTAACACGTCTATTCATACAAGTTTCAAGATATGGCAGATCCCAAGAGAAGAAATTAACAGGTAACTGGAAGCTGCCGGGGATATTAACTCCGATAATTCATAGATCCGCTAGAATTCCAGTATAAAATGTTGGTTACAATTGTTATTATGGAGCCATATTTTGAACCTTATCATCAGGCGTCACTAGCATATAATCGGGTCCATTCCTTCGCTGCATTTTAATGAGAACATGAAATTAGTAAGAATTGATGCCACCATTATCGACTAATTCTTTATAAATCACAAATATATACCTGTTTCAACAGCCTCGGCCTCGTTAGATTTCCAATGCTTGGCAATGTTTTCAGAAAGTGGATCATCTGGGTTTGGTGCACTCAATAGAGCTTGTATGCTAGAAAATGCCAACAACCtcgtattattttattactctttCCAACTGATAGcagattaataaaatagtttccATTGACTTGCCCCCACAACCCTCCCCTTGCTGTGTGGCATTCTAGTTTGCCATGACAAGAGCTAACCACCCCACAACATTTACTATTTCTACTGTTTCCTGTCtcctaaatatttttcatacagcaaaaaattaaaatagaaaaattaaaaaataaaagttcattTACATTGTTCTTTTACAAACTTTTgaaaacagagaataaaataaaaatagaaaacattctgattcaaaaaaaaaatgagtcaaAAGTTTGAAGGGGCACAGACAATTACTTGATTTTCACAACAAAAGTCTgaccaaaataaaaacgaaaaattATTCTTCCATACCGGCAGAGTGATTTAGTATATTTCCAGGTTTGCAAATCAGTATGCATCAGTATTCTTCTGTATATTCATGATCACAtgttttaggaaaaaaaattaaagtcttTTAAAACCAACAAGTTATAGGCCTATCCCACTTCAGAATAAACTACCATCTAATAGCCTCAAGATAACAATACCTTAATAGAACAGTACGAATCTGAAGAGCAGGACTCCACTTGTCTTTCAGAATATCAAGACATATTCTGCCAAGCTAAGTCAACAATAATATGTGAGAAAAATAACTACAGTAAAAGAAATGATAATTTAGGGAAAGTAAAATGCACCTTATCAATGTTTggatgatatatttttgttaaaaaccGAACCTGTGAAAAGCAACCATAATGGTATCAAAAGCAATAAAATAAGAGGACACTCGACAACTACACATGCCTTTCAGATTCCTGCTCAAGAGAACCACCATGAAACAAATAAACAGAAGAGCTGTAGGTATACCATTTCCTATAGTGAACTTACAATACAACAGGACCTCAGACCTCAAAGGAAAGCTCCAAAAAATGACACCAAAACTTAAAAAGGAAAGATctcaaaaggaaataaaaaggacattgttattaattaatataagttCCAGTGTCAATAAGGGAAGGTGTGAAGGAAAAGACAGAATAGAGCACAAGCCTGGTCAATCCTATTCTGTTAGATCTGAAATACCAAAACCAAAATACAGTTTGTTAGACAATTGTAAGGTATAGGAGGTGTTTAGTCCCGACTTGGAAGCATGGGTTTCTAGTGTGGGGCTCATAAAACACTCTCTAACTCTGTCGGCTAGCTTTTATGGTATCCTATCAAGGTTCTTACCAAGTGGTATATGAACTTTCCACGATGTTGTATGATAGTAAACTAGTGGCACAGTATAATAGTAAACTAGTAGCACAGGTAGTGATGGCATACCCCTAACCATGGCCCAAGCACATTCAAGAAGAGTTAGAGTCATTTATGCAAAGTGAAGCAAATCTCTCTCTTCTAGGCCAACTTAGAGCATCTCTAGTAGATTAGGGTTATTTAGGCCACGTATTTCGGCCAAGTAGAATAGGTTTctttaaggcttgtattaaggcctaattAGTGTAGGGTTTTTCCTTGCTTAAGCCGTCCAAACCATGTGGAATGTATGTGCCATGTGTCATActtccattggagaggatttaaCTGTAATATTGGTCACAtgacactctaggaatggagaggattCTCCTTAGTTAATGGCCACATGTCCTTTCCTCATTGGAAAGGATTTGTGGACACTTGTCCACTCCTTAGAGGGCCACTTTCTCGGCCAAGTTGTGTAGGTATGCaaagttttggtttttaagGTTTTTAGGAGACACTCTTAGCCTAAAAATAGAGGTGTGTCCTCTCATGTATTCATCTTTGTTGttgagtaatgttatgctgTCCATTTTTTGTCATAATACTCATCTTAAATCAAGACTAAAGCAACCCATGAGGTCTttctagtcaccttcctcttAAAGTTGACCTAACTTCTCTTTGAGCCACCAAACACCACACCACCACCATATCACCACCTAATGCCGTGAGCCTTCTTCCACTTCCAACCATAGCTTCCACAACCTTGTCCCTTTGCCCACCATATTCCCCACCAACTTTACCTAAGGGCCTCCTTTCTAGTTTTAGCCTAACCTAGCTAAAAGGTTACTATCAGGTAGTGATGTCAGTTTTCTGCACAGCCAGCCTACATCTGAGATTGACAGTGGAGCATCATGAATTATAGAACCTATTACAAGGTATGGGACTCGAGTTCCAAAATAGAATGTGGGGATAATAGGGCTCTCCAACTACTATGGCTATCTTTCGTGGTGTGGTTCTTCCATTCTTATTATgaatattatcataataaacCAAACATCTTAAATTATAATCAACTAGATAGCTAACACTTCATAATTTAGTTTCGTTCATTTTGGTGTGCAGGAGTTCAGCAGAAACATAGCAGCAAAGGAATACGAAGATGCAattgaaaagaataatattacataaatacCTTCGGAGCAGCCATTGGATATTCTTCTGGCAAAAATAGTTCTAACTTAAATACTCCTCCTAGTAATACAAACAATAAAACATGTTAGTCAGTATGTGCAGGAAGGacatatttaagaaaacaatggaATTATAAATATCGTAGCTATCAGAGAGATATTACAAAATAAGTAAGGCAATAACCATCCATTTTTCCCAAATGTAGGATAGAGAAAGAAGTAACTAATATCTGATCTACAAAAAAAAACCTAGTGCTTTACTTCAATGTTGCAAACATTGTGGTCAACATCCTACTTGGGATTGGCAGAGGAGGGCAAAAGATACTGAATATAACAGAAATCAAAGAATACAATAAATGAAAGCATAAAAGATATCTCAAAGAAAGGCCAGAAGAACCCAACAGAACATATAAAAGAAACCATGGTTTGTTAAAAACAGAATAGAGGTAAAATCACCCCTTGATCGAGAACAAAACAGATGtgtaaagtaaaagaaaaggttttggGCAAACTGCAAtgaaagaagaggaggaaggtAGAGCTCCAAGTTGAAGTAGGAAACAGCAGGGCCGTGATAAGGGTCTTTATTTGAAGCAATAAAAGAGGTTGGAGAGAGCAGAGAGATTGTGAGACTGAGATGTAATTAGAAAATGGGATATTAGGGTTAAGAAACTGGATTTGGGTGAATCAGGTTATGCAATCGGACCCAGAAGACCCAAATCACATGATTCCACAGTCCTGATTTGATCACACTTCAGTCCTACTATAATCCCACCCAGGAGTGATCTTATGGGCGACTCAGCTTGGTCAAGGGTAGGAAGATTGTAAGATTTTGTAAGCATACAATTTAGATGGCAATCTTGACAGCATTGGTTGCAAATATAACCATAATCAGAATATACGCAATTTAAAGAAAACCACCCATCCTCACAGGTAAACTACAATTTATACTTTCCTTTTACATTATACTATTTTGGCAGGGAAAGTTGCAAAAATTCAAGATCCTGTAAATACAATCAAGCATAATAACATGGAACAAACGAGAATAAATATGCCCTTAAAAGCCAAAGGTTCTAAATCTTGTTACCTGATAACCATGATAAccacaaaaagaaagaaattcaatTAATGATGAGATGCAACATGCAAGTACACAAACAATTCCTCAACTGGTGTTTAAATCTCTACTATCAACTTCAACTGGAACACAAGTAAACATtccaaattgaaaacaaatcACAATGAgtattgttagatatattagattattagatatcttgtatatcttatctttttctataattagtttgttattatttcttatatttattttgggcttagaccatatttcttctattataaatagattaccCTATATGTATATTCAATACAATGGAGATTAATCCTATACCTAATTTGTACCTATAGGAAAAAAACTTTTGTCGCCTACACCTGCAGTTGCCAGCAGTGGTGCCATCTACCGCCGCCACCATTAATGTTCCTTAATCAGAGTTCCTACGCGCTCTCAGCACCATTTAAAGTTGTGGATATGCTCCATTCTCCACCATGCGTGGTGGTGCGTTCAGTCTCCTCTCAAGCAACAATTCAGAGCATCATGGTCGCCTCTTTTTCACAGGTGCCATGATTggagaatcttggatttttagggtttctctctCCTATTCATCAATGGCTTCTTCCACCCCTGTCTCTTCTGTCACCGATGTGTCTAACCCGTCCATATATACTTTTTCTCCAATGGCAAAGATGGCtaatgttagtttatttatagttggtGGCTCTTCAAGATTGGCTCCTTTATCAACTAGAGTTCCTTAACAACGGTGTACAtgaagagatttatatggagcaacctcccagATTTGTTGCTCAGAGGGAGTCTTCTGGGTTAGTATGTTGCCTTCTATGTCGTCTTCACAGATCATTAAAAATTTGGTATCACTTAAATGCACAAGCAGATATTTTCACTGAGCATGTATGAGGAACCAGGAATTGATTGTATATGCAACAAGCTTGGTACACACAATTTGTATACACCAGCTTGACGCGAAGTGTTTAGATATATTAGATTACTAtatatcttatctttatctttagttagtttgttattattccttatttgtagtttagtttaatccatatttcttctattataaataaagtatcttACGTGTATGTTCAACACAAGAAGGCAGATTAATCTTATACctagttttactatatttaacaaGTACATAAGAGTAGAGACCCTTTCCTGAAACCCAGCTTGTAAAGTTGAATGAGTTTATGATCTCAACAACTCATTTTAAGTTAACTAAGCAATGGATTTGTTCTTTTAGCATACTCAGTGGAATCATGGTGGACTCAGTTAGCCAAACTTGAAACTTCATGATAGAGTTTGAGTTtgtttattctttgtttttaagTTAAACAATACATTGCGGAGAAAGAATGAAACATTATTAGGGTTCTTCTGTTTGTAAAGTTACCCTCTTAGTTGTTAGTGTTTCTCTCATCTTTTCTCTTTGTTCATAATGGCACTTCAAAGGTTTGAACATGAGTCTGGGAGGTAGAAGGTTGCCATCAAGACTCTCAAACAGCTATCTATTCTTCTCCTCACATTGTTGTGCAACTGTACAGAAGTTGAGCAATGCACAAGCATGATCATCTCCTCCTTGCACTTTTGGCCATTCTCAATATTCTCACTattcattcttccattttctttgcACCATTTGAATCACCAACTTTTAGTTTACACTAAGCACTCTGGCCTAAACTTTCTGGcctttgaattgaaatttgagttATTGCTGAAATGTAGGGGTGTGAAAGGGAGACAACCAGGCTCACACAGGTTGGCTCACTACGAGTTGAGCTAAAATTGAATCAACTCAACCAAATTTACTTTTTGGTGATCCAAAAATTTTGTAACCCAAATCAACCCATCACGAGTTGGTGGATTAGTGAATTGACTCACTTAAGGATGTTTCGTTCTTTtgattcattttatatatttattgcaattaaatcaaagtagattgACTTTTCATCATTTTGTAGTACTACAATCAAAGTGTTCACCTATTTCaccaaacattattataaagataGTAGTTGAAAACTAGTGTCAACCTAGACAACTTGACAAACAAAAATATCCAAACTATTCAAACATTATTGAAAATAGTATTTAGAAAGATAATATTGTCAACCTACATAATTAGAAgtagtaaataatttaataaaaaactaatgaaaaaaaggaaaaaatataggGTTGTCATTGATGGGTTACCGGTTAACCCACCTTCAACCCGGCTTGAACCCGTTTAACCTACAGGCTAAGTGAGTTGAGTTCAATTAGAGCCACATttagaaaactaattttttttctaatccaACCTGGTTCTAACCCATGGTGAGATGGGTTGATTCACGAGTTGGAACCTACTTTTTTATCTCTACTCAAATGGTACTTCCTCCTTGCATGGTTGAACATAGACTAAAATtcatattgtatatatttactttttatacttCCTATTTCCTAATTTTGCAACTCATATAGCCTGCTCAATTGCTAAAACTAggattaaaataatagatattgaGTGGAACAACAGAACACGTTAGATATTAATAGCTATGGTAGAAATGTTAAAAGAAACTACTTGTCAAGAACTTATGTCTTATTTGATGTTGTTTGAACTTATTATggaattataatatttgatcattatgttatttataggtattttaataattttttatatgaaatctTATGAGAAGTGTTTGCGGATCTCTCACGATTTTTCGTAAATTGTCTAGTTTGATAACCTTAGTGAGCCTCCACTGCAAATGTGAGTTCTTCTCCTACCCGTAAAAATTGGTGACATGCTCCAGTAACATACCAGCTGCATATTGCAATTTATAGTTCATACTTATGTCATGTTTGTCCTAACTTCTTTGGAGCTAAAAAAAGcttctttaaaattaaagttgaaataagaagtttaaacttaaaattagaGCTGTTTGCTTACTCTATATTTTTAGCTTAGAAATTAcctttttttcatgaaaaaaactAACTTCTGAAAAGCTCACTTTCTCAAGTCTACCTGGAGCAGCTTCTCCTCTTAAGGAGGAGTTCAAAATAAGCTGGGCCGAAAACTACCTCTTAATAGGATAGCTAAGACGCAAGCAATCAAAAGAGTAGAATTAATAATTCCAATACCATGTCTTTCAGGTATGAGTGCATGATCAAAACCTCTCCCAACTCTCCATAGTGGGaatcaaaatatgttttcaatgaGGAACAAAAGATAAGTAAGGAGTATGCCTATCAAATATTTAgtacatcttttattttgttccctTCTGACCAAGTATTATATAAACTTCAATCATCAATGGCAAGCATTGGGTTCAAAAAGCACATTTTAGCTACAAAAAATATGGAGAAACAAGTTCatcaaattgtttaatatttagttaaaacTGTTCAGCTGAATTGATAGCAGACGCTGCATTTTGTAGGCATGAAGAGTATTGATAAAGTTTGGTTACCAAAACACGTTCTAGTAAAGAAAAACATGGCTTTTCTATTTACACCTCATGATCCTACACTAAAGATGAACTATATAGCAGCTTCTTTATGCATGAGAAAAACACCCTACTAAATTTACCAACAAGTTAGGTAGAGAAATAACATCAACAGTCAAAAAAATTAAGGTGGCTCTAACAAGAAAAATCAATAATGTTTCCCTAAGGCATTGAATTTCATTTAAACCAGTCAGACTCGCATGTTTGTGTTTAGGCTGTGGGGAGAGAGGGGAGGGGGTGGGATATTAAACAAAATGTAATGAGCTATGATACACAGATACAATGTGTATCTTCGACAATAAGCTTCTAAAATAAGCGGATAGAATACGTGACCAATATAAAAGCtcttaaagaataataaataaataaatttaattttgtgcaaattcaaattaaaatgacatttcttaaaaattgccgaagtaaaaaataataaatcattatcatcataaaaGTATTTGAGCTCCATAGGTTTGGATACTTCATCGCAGGGAAGTACCTTAGTGTATCAGTATCATATATGAAATGGATACATGGAACCAATTCAATGTGCATTAGAGGTAATAAGAAACATGCTGCTCAGAGACCTTGTAATTTCATGCTTCGTAACATATCGCAAACAGTACACACAAAAGAACTACCAGCAAGTAGCCCACAAATAGAGTAATAGTTTGTCTGGTTTTGCAAGTACACCACAGGTAGAATAATAGTTTGCTTTGATAGGCAAACAGGTCAGAACCACAGGAATAGTTTGGTAGGTT comes from the Vigna radiata var. radiata cultivar VC1973A chromosome 2, Vradiata_ver6, whole genome shotgun sequence genome and includes:
- the LOC106756024 gene encoding ubiquitin-conjugating enzyme E2 35-like → MANSNLPRRIIKETQRLLSEPAPGISASPSEDNMRYFNVMILGPTQSPYEGGVFKLELFLPEEYPMAAPKVRFLTKIYHPNIDKLGRICLDILKDKWSPALQIRTVLLSIQALLSAPNPDDPLSENIAKHWKSNEAEAVETAKEWTRLYASDA